A part of Arachis hypogaea cultivar Tifrunner chromosome 12, arahy.Tifrunner.gnm2.J5K5, whole genome shotgun sequence genomic DNA contains:
- the LOC112727474 gene encoding 7-hydroxymethyl chlorophyll a reductase, chloroplastic isoform X6: MLKSGMVEAVICVQSDPDDRFTPRPVLARTPDEVLAAKGVKPTLSPNLNTLALVEAAGVKRLLFCGVGCQVQALRSVEHHLNLDKLYVLGTNCVDNGTRGGLDKFLKAASETPETVLHYEFMQDYKVHLKHLDGHIEEVPYFCLPANDLVDVIAPSCYSCFDYTNALADLVVGYMGVPKYSGISMTQHPQYVTVRNERGREMLRLVENLLEIHPTTSAGDRRPFVMETVTADDNAKLGRGPSQPAPKFIGNLLAFILNLIGPKGLEFARYSLDYHTIRNYLHVNRMWGKERADRHMPGYAKKIVDLYNQNGQIEEMLGNK; this comes from the exons ATGCTTAAATCAGGCATGGTTGAAGCCGTCATTTGTGTACAGAG TGATCCTGATGACAGATTCACTCCAAGACCTGTTTTAGCAAG GACACCAGATGAGGTGTTGGCTGCTAAAGGTGTCAAGCCAACATTATCTCCTAACCTCAATACCCTTGCGCTTGTTGAG GCTGCAGGTGTCAAACGTCTTCTTTTCTGTGGTGTAGGCTGCCAGGTGCAAG CATTAAGATCGGTTGAGCACCACTTGAATTTGGATAAGCTCTATGTTTTAGGCACAAATTGTG TGGATAACGGAACTAGAGGAGGACTAGATAAGTTTCTAAAGGCTGCAAGTGAAACACCTGAAACCGTTCTCCATTATGAGTTCATGCAAGATTACAAG GTCCACTTGAAGCATCTGGATGGTCACATTGAAGAG GTTCCGTATTTCTGTCTACCAGCAAATGACTTGGTTGATGTTATTGCCCCATCTTGCTACAG TTGTTTTGACTATACAAATGCTTTAGCT GATTTAGTAGTTGGATATATGGGTGTCCCAAAGTATTCTGGAATTAGCATGACACAACATCCACAATATGTTACAGTCAG GAATGAACGTGGTAGAGAAATGCTGCGGCTTGTAGAGAACTTATTAGAGATTCATCCAACAACTAGTGCT GGAGATCGTAGACCATTTGTTATGGAGACTGTTACGGCTGACGATAATGCTAAGTTAG GAAGAGGTCCTTCTCAGCCGGCTCCCAAATTCATTGGAAACTTGCTCGCTTTTATACTAAACTTG ATTGGTCCAAAGGGTCTGGAATTTGCACGCTATTCACTTGATTACCATACCATCCGCAACTATCTGCATGTAAATCGTATGTGGGGAAAAGAAAG AGCTGACAGGCATATGCCTGGATATGCAAAGAAAATTGTGGATCTGTACAACCAAAATGGTCAAATTGAGGAGATGCTTGGCAACAAGTGA
- the LOC112727474 gene encoding 7-hydroxymethyl chlorophyll a reductase, chloroplastic isoform X2: MTSFIGKLSSLPLSLPFSIRSSSSKDVTLREDWRKRSRPIAPGGTYPAKDHCSSCGLCDTYYIAHVKNACAFLGDGMSRIERLEPVVHGRGRKTDTLDETYLGVHEEVLYARKLNPVEGAQWTGIVTTIAIEMLKSGMVEAVICVQSDPDDRFTPRPVLARTPDEVLAAKGVKPTLSPNLNTLALVEAAGVKRLLFCGVGCQVQALRSVEHHLNLDKLYVLGTNCVDNGTRGGLDKFLKAASETPETVLHYEFMQDYKVHLKHLDGHIEEVPYFCLPANDLVDVIAPSCYSCFDYTNALADLVVGYMGVPKYSGISMTQHPQYVTVRNERGREMLRLVENLLEIHPTTSAGDRRPFVMETVTADDNAKLGRGPSQPAPKFIGNLLAFILNLIGPKGLEFARYSLDYHTIRNYLHVNRMWGKERADRHMPGYAKKIVDLYNQNGQIEEMLGNK, translated from the exons ATGACTTCCTTCATTGGCAAGCTCTCCTCActtcccctctctctccccttttccATTCGTTCTTCTTCATCCAAAG ATGTGACACTGAGAGAGGACTGGAGGAAAAGGTCAAGGCCCATTGCACCAGGTGGCACTTACCCAGCAAAAGATCATTGCAG TAGTTGCGGCTTGTGTGACACATATTATATTGCACATGTCAAGAATGCATGCGCTTTCTTGGGAGATGGAATGTCTAGGATTGAA AGATTGGAACCTGTTGTTCATGGTAGAGGGAGAAAAACTGATACCTTAGATGAAACCTACTTAGGGGTCCATGAGGAGGTGTTATATGCTCGAAAACTTAACCCTGTGGAAG GAGCTCAATGGACTGGGATAGTGACAACCATTGCAATAGAAATGCTTAAATCAGGCATGGTTGAAGCCGTCATTTGTGTACAGAG TGATCCTGATGACAGATTCACTCCAAGACCTGTTTTAGCAAG GACACCAGATGAGGTGTTGGCTGCTAAAGGTGTCAAGCCAACATTATCTCCTAACCTCAATACCCTTGCGCTTGTTGAG GCTGCAGGTGTCAAACGTCTTCTTTTCTGTGGTGTAGGCTGCCAGGTGCAAG CATTAAGATCGGTTGAGCACCACTTGAATTTGGATAAGCTCTATGTTTTAGGCACAAATTGTG TGGATAACGGAACTAGAGGAGGACTAGATAAGTTTCTAAAGGCTGCAAGTGAAACACCTGAAACCGTTCTCCATTATGAGTTCATGCAAGATTACAAG GTCCACTTGAAGCATCTGGATGGTCACATTGAAGAG GTTCCGTATTTCTGTCTACCAGCAAATGACTTGGTTGATGTTATTGCCCCATCTTGCTACAG TTGTTTTGACTATACAAATGCTTTAGCT GATTTAGTAGTTGGATATATGGGTGTCCCAAAGTATTCTGGAATTAGCATGACACAACATCCACAATATGTTACAGTCAG GAATGAACGTGGTAGAGAAATGCTGCGGCTTGTAGAGAACTTATTAGAGATTCATCCAACAACTAGTGCT GGAGATCGTAGACCATTTGTTATGGAGACTGTTACGGCTGACGATAATGCTAAGTTAG GAAGAGGTCCTTCTCAGCCGGCTCCCAAATTCATTGGAAACTTGCTCGCTTTTATACTAAACTTG ATTGGTCCAAAGGGTCTGGAATTTGCACGCTATTCACTTGATTACCATACCATCCGCAACTATCTGCATGTAAATCGTATGTGGGGAAAAGAAAG AGCTGACAGGCATATGCCTGGATATGCAAAGAAAATTGTGGATCTGTACAACCAAAATGGTCAAATTGAGGAGATGCTTGGCAACAAGTGA
- the LOC112727474 gene encoding 7-hydroxymethyl chlorophyll a reductase, chloroplastic isoform X5, translated as MRRCYMLENLTLWKVLFSRVENGAQWTGIVTTIAIEMLKSGMVEAVICVQSDPDDRFTPRPVLARTPDEVLAAKGVKPTLSPNLNTLALVEAAGVKRLLFCGVGCQVQALRSVEHHLNLDKLYVLGTNCVDNGTRGGLDKFLKAASETPETVLHYEFMQDYKVHLKHLDGHIEEVPYFCLPANDLVDVIAPSCYSCFDYTNALADLVVGYMGVPKYSGISMTQHPQYVTVRNERGREMLRLVENLLEIHPTTSAGDRRPFVMETVTADDNAKLGRGPSQPAPKFIGNLLAFILNLIGPKGLEFARYSLDYHTIRNYLHVNRMWGKERADRHMPGYAKKIVDLYNQNGQIEEMLGNK; from the exons ATGAGGAGGTGTTATATGCTCGAAAACTTAACCCTGTGGAAGGTACTTTTTTCCAGAGTTGAAAATG GAGCTCAATGGACTGGGATAGTGACAACCATTGCAATAGAAATGCTTAAATCAGGCATGGTTGAAGCCGTCATTTGTGTACAGAG TGATCCTGATGACAGATTCACTCCAAGACCTGTTTTAGCAAG GACACCAGATGAGGTGTTGGCTGCTAAAGGTGTCAAGCCAACATTATCTCCTAACCTCAATACCCTTGCGCTTGTTGAG GCTGCAGGTGTCAAACGTCTTCTTTTCTGTGGTGTAGGCTGCCAGGTGCAAG CATTAAGATCGGTTGAGCACCACTTGAATTTGGATAAGCTCTATGTTTTAGGCACAAATTGTG TGGATAACGGAACTAGAGGAGGACTAGATAAGTTTCTAAAGGCTGCAAGTGAAACACCTGAAACCGTTCTCCATTATGAGTTCATGCAAGATTACAAG GTCCACTTGAAGCATCTGGATGGTCACATTGAAGAG GTTCCGTATTTCTGTCTACCAGCAAATGACTTGGTTGATGTTATTGCCCCATCTTGCTACAG TTGTTTTGACTATACAAATGCTTTAGCT GATTTAGTAGTTGGATATATGGGTGTCCCAAAGTATTCTGGAATTAGCATGACACAACATCCACAATATGTTACAGTCAG GAATGAACGTGGTAGAGAAATGCTGCGGCTTGTAGAGAACTTATTAGAGATTCATCCAACAACTAGTGCT GGAGATCGTAGACCATTTGTTATGGAGACTGTTACGGCTGACGATAATGCTAAGTTAG GAAGAGGTCCTTCTCAGCCGGCTCCCAAATTCATTGGAAACTTGCTCGCTTTTATACTAAACTTG ATTGGTCCAAAGGGTCTGGAATTTGCACGCTATTCACTTGATTACCATACCATCCGCAACTATCTGCATGTAAATCGTATGTGGGGAAAAGAAAG AGCTGACAGGCATATGCCTGGATATGCAAAGAAAATTGTGGATCTGTACAACCAAAATGGTCAAATTGAGGAGATGCTTGGCAACAAGTGA
- the LOC112727474 gene encoding 7-hydroxymethyl chlorophyll a reductase, chloroplastic isoform X4, whose amino-acid sequence MTSFIGKLSSLPLSLPFSIRSSSSKDVTLREDWRKRSRPIAPGGTYPAKDHCSCGLCDTYYIAHVKNACAFLGDGMSRIERLEPVVHGRGRKTDTLDETYLGVHEEVLYARKLNPVEGAQWTGIVTTIAIEMLKSGMVEAVICVQSDPDDRFTPRPVLARTPDEVLAAKGVKPTLSPNLNTLALVEAAGVKRLLFCGVGCQVQALRSVEHHLNLDKLYVLGTNCVDNGTRGGLDKFLKAASETPETVLHYEFMQDYKVHLKHLDGHIEEVPYFCLPANDLVDVIAPSCYSCFDYTNALADLVVGYMGVPKYSGISMTQHPQYVTVRNERGREMLRLVENLLEIHPTTSAGDRRPFVMETVTADDNAKLGRGPSQPAPKFIGNLLAFILNLIGPKGLEFARYSLDYHTIRNYLHVNRMWGKERADRHMPGYAKKIVDLYNQNGQIEEMLGNK is encoded by the exons ATGACTTCCTTCATTGGCAAGCTCTCCTCActtcccctctctctccccttttccATTCGTTCTTCTTCATCCAAAG ATGTGACACTGAGAGAGGACTGGAGGAAAAGGTCAAGGCCCATTGCACCAGGTGGCACTTACCCAGCAAAAGATCATTGCAG TTGCGGCTTGTGTGACACATATTATATTGCACATGTCAAGAATGCATGCGCTTTCTTGGGAGATGGAATGTCTAGGATTGAA AGATTGGAACCTGTTGTTCATGGTAGAGGGAGAAAAACTGATACCTTAGATGAAACCTACTTAGGGGTCCATGAGGAGGTGTTATATGCTCGAAAACTTAACCCTGTGGAAG GAGCTCAATGGACTGGGATAGTGACAACCATTGCAATAGAAATGCTTAAATCAGGCATGGTTGAAGCCGTCATTTGTGTACAGAG TGATCCTGATGACAGATTCACTCCAAGACCTGTTTTAGCAAG GACACCAGATGAGGTGTTGGCTGCTAAAGGTGTCAAGCCAACATTATCTCCTAACCTCAATACCCTTGCGCTTGTTGAG GCTGCAGGTGTCAAACGTCTTCTTTTCTGTGGTGTAGGCTGCCAGGTGCAAG CATTAAGATCGGTTGAGCACCACTTGAATTTGGATAAGCTCTATGTTTTAGGCACAAATTGTG TGGATAACGGAACTAGAGGAGGACTAGATAAGTTTCTAAAGGCTGCAAGTGAAACACCTGAAACCGTTCTCCATTATGAGTTCATGCAAGATTACAAG GTCCACTTGAAGCATCTGGATGGTCACATTGAAGAG GTTCCGTATTTCTGTCTACCAGCAAATGACTTGGTTGATGTTATTGCCCCATCTTGCTACAG TTGTTTTGACTATACAAATGCTTTAGCT GATTTAGTAGTTGGATATATGGGTGTCCCAAAGTATTCTGGAATTAGCATGACACAACATCCACAATATGTTACAGTCAG GAATGAACGTGGTAGAGAAATGCTGCGGCTTGTAGAGAACTTATTAGAGATTCATCCAACAACTAGTGCT GGAGATCGTAGACCATTTGTTATGGAGACTGTTACGGCTGACGATAATGCTAAGTTAG GAAGAGGTCCTTCTCAGCCGGCTCCCAAATTCATTGGAAACTTGCTCGCTTTTATACTAAACTTG ATTGGTCCAAAGGGTCTGGAATTTGCACGCTATTCACTTGATTACCATACCATCCGCAACTATCTGCATGTAAATCGTATGTGGGGAAAAGAAAG AGCTGACAGGCATATGCCTGGATATGCAAAGAAAATTGTGGATCTGTACAACCAAAATGGTCAAATTGAGGAGATGCTTGGCAACAAGTGA
- the LOC112727474 gene encoding 7-hydroxymethyl chlorophyll a reductase, chloroplastic isoform X3 — protein MTSFIGKLSSLPLSLPFSIRSSSSKEDVTLREDWRKRSRPIAPGGTYPAKDHCSCGLCDTYYIAHVKNACAFLGDGMSRIERLEPVVHGRGRKTDTLDETYLGVHEEVLYARKLNPVEGAQWTGIVTTIAIEMLKSGMVEAVICVQSDPDDRFTPRPVLARTPDEVLAAKGVKPTLSPNLNTLALVEAAGVKRLLFCGVGCQVQALRSVEHHLNLDKLYVLGTNCVDNGTRGGLDKFLKAASETPETVLHYEFMQDYKVHLKHLDGHIEEVPYFCLPANDLVDVIAPSCYSCFDYTNALADLVVGYMGVPKYSGISMTQHPQYVTVRNERGREMLRLVENLLEIHPTTSAGDRRPFVMETVTADDNAKLGRGPSQPAPKFIGNLLAFILNLIGPKGLEFARYSLDYHTIRNYLHVNRMWGKERADRHMPGYAKKIVDLYNQNGQIEEMLGNK, from the exons ATGACTTCCTTCATTGGCAAGCTCTCCTCActtcccctctctctccccttttccATTCGTTCTTCTTCATCCAAAG AAGATGTGACACTGAGAGAGGACTGGAGGAAAAGGTCAAGGCCCATTGCACCAGGTGGCACTTACCCAGCAAAAGATCATTGCAG TTGCGGCTTGTGTGACACATATTATATTGCACATGTCAAGAATGCATGCGCTTTCTTGGGAGATGGAATGTCTAGGATTGAA AGATTGGAACCTGTTGTTCATGGTAGAGGGAGAAAAACTGATACCTTAGATGAAACCTACTTAGGGGTCCATGAGGAGGTGTTATATGCTCGAAAACTTAACCCTGTGGAAG GAGCTCAATGGACTGGGATAGTGACAACCATTGCAATAGAAATGCTTAAATCAGGCATGGTTGAAGCCGTCATTTGTGTACAGAG TGATCCTGATGACAGATTCACTCCAAGACCTGTTTTAGCAAG GACACCAGATGAGGTGTTGGCTGCTAAAGGTGTCAAGCCAACATTATCTCCTAACCTCAATACCCTTGCGCTTGTTGAG GCTGCAGGTGTCAAACGTCTTCTTTTCTGTGGTGTAGGCTGCCAGGTGCAAG CATTAAGATCGGTTGAGCACCACTTGAATTTGGATAAGCTCTATGTTTTAGGCACAAATTGTG TGGATAACGGAACTAGAGGAGGACTAGATAAGTTTCTAAAGGCTGCAAGTGAAACACCTGAAACCGTTCTCCATTATGAGTTCATGCAAGATTACAAG GTCCACTTGAAGCATCTGGATGGTCACATTGAAGAG GTTCCGTATTTCTGTCTACCAGCAAATGACTTGGTTGATGTTATTGCCCCATCTTGCTACAG TTGTTTTGACTATACAAATGCTTTAGCT GATTTAGTAGTTGGATATATGGGTGTCCCAAAGTATTCTGGAATTAGCATGACACAACATCCACAATATGTTACAGTCAG GAATGAACGTGGTAGAGAAATGCTGCGGCTTGTAGAGAACTTATTAGAGATTCATCCAACAACTAGTGCT GGAGATCGTAGACCATTTGTTATGGAGACTGTTACGGCTGACGATAATGCTAAGTTAG GAAGAGGTCCTTCTCAGCCGGCTCCCAAATTCATTGGAAACTTGCTCGCTTTTATACTAAACTTG ATTGGTCCAAAGGGTCTGGAATTTGCACGCTATTCACTTGATTACCATACCATCCGCAACTATCTGCATGTAAATCGTATGTGGGGAAAAGAAAG AGCTGACAGGCATATGCCTGGATATGCAAAGAAAATTGTGGATCTGTACAACCAAAATGGTCAAATTGAGGAGATGCTTGGCAACAAGTGA
- the LOC112727474 gene encoding 7-hydroxymethyl chlorophyll a reductase, chloroplastic isoform X1 yields the protein MTSFIGKLSSLPLSLPFSIRSSSSKEDVTLREDWRKRSRPIAPGGTYPAKDHCSSCGLCDTYYIAHVKNACAFLGDGMSRIERLEPVVHGRGRKTDTLDETYLGVHEEVLYARKLNPVEGAQWTGIVTTIAIEMLKSGMVEAVICVQSDPDDRFTPRPVLARTPDEVLAAKGVKPTLSPNLNTLALVEAAGVKRLLFCGVGCQVQALRSVEHHLNLDKLYVLGTNCVDNGTRGGLDKFLKAASETPETVLHYEFMQDYKVHLKHLDGHIEEVPYFCLPANDLVDVIAPSCYSCFDYTNALADLVVGYMGVPKYSGISMTQHPQYVTVRNERGREMLRLVENLLEIHPTTSAGDRRPFVMETVTADDNAKLGRGPSQPAPKFIGNLLAFILNLIGPKGLEFARYSLDYHTIRNYLHVNRMWGKERADRHMPGYAKKIVDLYNQNGQIEEMLGNK from the exons ATGACTTCCTTCATTGGCAAGCTCTCCTCActtcccctctctctccccttttccATTCGTTCTTCTTCATCCAAAG AAGATGTGACACTGAGAGAGGACTGGAGGAAAAGGTCAAGGCCCATTGCACCAGGTGGCACTTACCCAGCAAAAGATCATTGCAG TAGTTGCGGCTTGTGTGACACATATTATATTGCACATGTCAAGAATGCATGCGCTTTCTTGGGAGATGGAATGTCTAGGATTGAA AGATTGGAACCTGTTGTTCATGGTAGAGGGAGAAAAACTGATACCTTAGATGAAACCTACTTAGGGGTCCATGAGGAGGTGTTATATGCTCGAAAACTTAACCCTGTGGAAG GAGCTCAATGGACTGGGATAGTGACAACCATTGCAATAGAAATGCTTAAATCAGGCATGGTTGAAGCCGTCATTTGTGTACAGAG TGATCCTGATGACAGATTCACTCCAAGACCTGTTTTAGCAAG GACACCAGATGAGGTGTTGGCTGCTAAAGGTGTCAAGCCAACATTATCTCCTAACCTCAATACCCTTGCGCTTGTTGAG GCTGCAGGTGTCAAACGTCTTCTTTTCTGTGGTGTAGGCTGCCAGGTGCAAG CATTAAGATCGGTTGAGCACCACTTGAATTTGGATAAGCTCTATGTTTTAGGCACAAATTGTG TGGATAACGGAACTAGAGGAGGACTAGATAAGTTTCTAAAGGCTGCAAGTGAAACACCTGAAACCGTTCTCCATTATGAGTTCATGCAAGATTACAAG GTCCACTTGAAGCATCTGGATGGTCACATTGAAGAG GTTCCGTATTTCTGTCTACCAGCAAATGACTTGGTTGATGTTATTGCCCCATCTTGCTACAG TTGTTTTGACTATACAAATGCTTTAGCT GATTTAGTAGTTGGATATATGGGTGTCCCAAAGTATTCTGGAATTAGCATGACACAACATCCACAATATGTTACAGTCAG GAATGAACGTGGTAGAGAAATGCTGCGGCTTGTAGAGAACTTATTAGAGATTCATCCAACAACTAGTGCT GGAGATCGTAGACCATTTGTTATGGAGACTGTTACGGCTGACGATAATGCTAAGTTAG GAAGAGGTCCTTCTCAGCCGGCTCCCAAATTCATTGGAAACTTGCTCGCTTTTATACTAAACTTG ATTGGTCCAAAGGGTCTGGAATTTGCACGCTATTCACTTGATTACCATACCATCCGCAACTATCTGCATGTAAATCGTATGTGGGGAAAAGAAAG AGCTGACAGGCATATGCCTGGATATGCAAAGAAAATTGTGGATCTGTACAACCAAAATGGTCAAATTGAGGAGATGCTTGGCAACAAGTGA